One region of Chitinispirillum alkaliphilum genomic DNA includes:
- a CDS encoding polysaccharide pyruvyl transferase CsaB: MIITVLGWYGTETIGDRGILAGLISFFNRAYGSFELKLGSLYPFFSDRTINEDYSLYKEFTGKDQKIEIFNTKRSKELLNAISCSDLVVMGGGPLMDLNELFMIEYAIKKAKRYGIKTALLGCGVGPLFHKKYRQSVLEIAKSCDIVVLRDSKSKENLADIYREFKVPFCKELVLTSYDPAVECCLFYHQRYSANAQDYITVNLRDFPREYLANKDIDINDALVCFVKDLALKYSEKEIRLIPMHYFHIGNDDRAFLNKIAVTLNLPNIMVQNANLTLKETMETYQNAYFNVGMRFHSIVFQTITSGKNYVLDYTEPGKGKISGFIRDIDTTGFYDDRYLSLQEHIVRSTIIKNEHSQFELPEKDMRKSLDVYNEVLSKV; encoded by the coding sequence ATGATAATAACAGTTTTGGGGTGGTATGGAACAGAAACAATAGGAGACAGAGGTATTCTTGCAGGGCTTATTTCCTTTTTTAATAGAGCTTATGGTTCTTTTGAATTAAAACTTGGAAGTTTATATCCATTTTTTAGCGACCGGACGATAAATGAGGATTACAGTTTATATAAAGAATTCACCGGTAAAGATCAAAAAATAGAAATATTTAATACAAAAAGATCAAAAGAACTCTTGAACGCCATATCATGTAGTGATTTAGTAGTTATGGGTGGTGGCCCTTTAATGGATCTTAATGAGCTTTTTATGATTGAATATGCGATCAAAAAAGCAAAGAGGTATGGTATTAAGACTGCTCTTTTGGGTTGTGGAGTTGGTCCTTTGTTCCATAAAAAATACAGACAATCTGTTTTGGAAATTGCCAAGAGTTGTGATATTGTTGTTTTGAGAGACAGTAAATCCAAAGAGAATTTGGCAGATATCTATAGAGAGTTTAAAGTTCCTTTTTGTAAAGAATTGGTTCTGACAAGTTATGATCCTGCAGTAGAATGTTGCTTGTTTTACCACCAACGTTATTCAGCAAACGCTCAAGACTATATAACTGTAAATTTGAGGGATTTTCCCCGAGAGTACCTGGCGAATAAAGATATAGACATTAATGATGCATTGGTATGCTTTGTAAAAGATCTGGCTTTAAAGTATTCAGAAAAGGAAATACGTTTAATACCCATGCATTACTTTCATATAGGTAATGATGATAGAGCGTTTTTGAATAAAATAGCAGTGACTTTGAATTTGCCAAATATCATGGTTCAGAATGCGAACTTAACTCTCAAAGAAACTATGGAAACTTATCAAAATGCTTATTTTAATGTGGGAATGAGATTTCACTCCATAGTGTTCCAAACTATCACTAGTGGGAAAAATTATGTTCTCGACTATACGGAACCAGGAAAAGGCAAAATCAGTGGTTTTATAAGGGATATCGACACAACTGGGTTTTATGATGATAGGTATTTATCGCTTCAAGAACACATCGTTAGATCTACTATAATAAAAAACGAACATTCCCAATTTGAATTGCCTGAGAAAGACATGCGTAAAAGTTTGGATGTATACAACGAAGTGTTAAGTAAGGTTTAG
- a CDS encoding glycosyl transferase group 1, whose amino-acid sequence MKKIVFVTTLPQTVFFLLGEHIEYLKAKGYSVEVITSKGIWLNSDQIAEKFNIPVHTVSFTRTITPVKDLKCMFKLIILFLKLRPDILHVSTPKASILAIVAAFLTGVKNRIYTVRGLVYLSPKNKVLPVMFLIEFIACRLATKVLAVSDSNRKLLFKHKLCNSKKIEVLGNGSSHGVDASERFNPARFEKERVATFRESIGLRKNSVVFGFVGRLVKDKGIEDFACAWEMFTKKYSDAELVIIGPSVEPRDCISNECFEFLKLRKDVHFFFDITDPVEYYTVMDVFVLPSYREGFPNVVLEAGAMCVPVITSNAPGCIDSVLDNETGLITSVGDPALLCQKMEILYSNPHLRKQFGDNARKRALELFSPELICNLQEKLYRELI is encoded by the coding sequence ATGAAAAAAATCGTATTTGTTACAACATTGCCGCAGACCGTGTTCTTTCTTTTGGGAGAGCATATTGAGTATTTAAAGGCAAAGGGATACTCTGTTGAAGTGATAACTTCAAAGGGGATATGGCTTAATAGTGATCAGATTGCAGAGAAGTTTAATATCCCTGTACATACTGTGAGTTTTACGAGAACAATTACTCCGGTAAAAGATTTAAAGTGTATGTTTAAGCTGATTATTCTGTTTTTAAAGCTAAGGCCTGATATTCTCCACGTCAGTACTCCTAAAGCATCGATTCTTGCGATTGTTGCCGCATTCCTTACCGGTGTAAAAAATCGGATTTATACTGTACGGGGCTTAGTCTATTTGTCGCCTAAAAATAAGGTGTTGCCGGTTATGTTTTTAATTGAATTTATCGCTTGTCGCCTTGCAACAAAAGTGTTGGCTGTCAGTGATTCCAACAGGAAACTTCTGTTTAAACATAAACTGTGTAATAGTAAAAAAATAGAAGTACTTGGAAATGGAAGCAGTCATGGTGTAGATGCTTCAGAGCGGTTTAATCCCGCTCGTTTTGAAAAGGAAAGAGTTGCAACTTTCAGAGAGAGCATTGGTCTTAGAAAAAACAGTGTTGTTTTTGGGTTTGTAGGAAGACTTGTAAAAGATAAAGGGATTGAGGATTTTGCCTGTGCATGGGAAATGTTTACAAAAAAGTACTCTGATGCTGAACTGGTCATCATTGGGCCATCTGTTGAACCCCGGGATTGTATCTCGAATGAGTGCTTTGAGTTTCTCAAGTTAAGAAAAGATGTCCATTTCTTTTTTGATATTACCGATCCGGTAGAATATTACACTGTTATGGATGTTTTTGTACTTCCATCGTATCGGGAAGGATTCCCGAATGTAGTATTGGAAGCTGGAGCAATGTGCGTTCCTGTAATAACATCTAACGCCCCGGGGTGTATCGATTCTGTTTTAGACAATGAGACTGGTTTAATAACAAGTGTCGGGGATCCTGCGTTACTTTGTCAAAAAATGGAGATTCTTTACTCAAATCCGCATTTGCGAAAGCAATTTGGTGATAATGCCAGAAAACGAGCACTGGAACTGTTTTCGCCAGAGCTGATCTGTAATCTTCAGGAGAAGCTATACAGGGAGCTTATATGA
- a CDS encoding glycosyl transferase, group 1 family protein, with translation MSENKVKKEDVCKIKVALIFLNRSGGTLKCSVLLAESLSEMAELKAFVSSDADCDILKNRACFTKVTTGTGRANNFLNTINPLNYYRIIQKIKSFDPDVIHFPIEHVWNSVLFLALKKYPVVQTIHDPVRHSGEGNLFYDYLRHLAIQRADRIIVLSKQFERSFERFGIKSDDIDVIPHGSFAFDREISEPPLKRQVLFAGRINKYKGLDVLLKAFAIMQHSIPGASLIIAGKGDVEPYRHLLDKVNNVTLINRYVTEEELRELHSDCDFVVVPYIDASQSGVIAVAAANGRAVISSDVGGLSEQIVDGKTGFLVEKSNPQILADKIMTLLNNDNLILTMGKNARQFFREKYCWEVISRRTKETCTKSIENHRANSRKNRLILLLSAGKNLVVEKLSK, from the coding sequence GTGTCTGAAAATAAGGTGAAAAAAGAAGACGTGTGCAAAATAAAAGTCGCTCTCATCTTTCTTAACAGATCCGGTGGTACACTAAAGTGTTCAGTATTATTGGCAGAGTCTTTGTCTGAAATGGCAGAACTAAAGGCTTTTGTTTCAAGTGATGCTGACTGTGATATTTTAAAGAACCGGGCGTGTTTTACAAAAGTTACTACCGGAACCGGAAGAGCTAACAATTTTTTAAATACAATTAATCCCCTTAATTACTATCGAATCATACAAAAGATAAAATCATTTGATCCCGATGTAATACACTTTCCAATCGAGCATGTTTGGAATTCTGTACTCTTCCTTGCTCTGAAAAAATATCCTGTTGTTCAGACTATTCATGATCCTGTTCGGCATTCCGGAGAGGGAAACCTGTTTTATGATTATCTTAGGCATCTGGCAATACAACGAGCAGACAGAATTATTGTACTTAGCAAACAATTTGAAAGGTCATTTGAAAGATTCGGAATTAAATCAGATGATATAGATGTAATCCCACATGGTAGCTTTGCATTTGACAGAGAAATCTCTGAGCCACCTTTAAAAAGGCAAGTCCTGTTTGCGGGAAGAATCAATAAATATAAGGGTCTTGATGTACTGCTCAAGGCTTTTGCTATTATGCAGCATTCCATTCCGGGTGCTTCATTGATAATAGCAGGTAAAGGTGATGTAGAACCGTATCGCCACTTATTAGATAAGGTTAACAATGTAACCCTGATAAACAGATATGTAACGGAAGAAGAATTAAGAGAATTACATTCTGATTGCGATTTTGTCGTTGTTCCTTATATCGATGCTTCACAGAGTGGGGTAATTGCTGTTGCTGCCGCAAATGGGAGAGCTGTTATAAGCTCTGATGTTGGGGGTTTAAGTGAACAGATTGTTGATGGGAAAACAGGTTTTTTGGTTGAAAAAAGCAACCCGCAAATCCTGGCCGATAAAATTATGACGCTACTGAATAATGACAATCTGATTCTAACGATGGGTAAGAATGCCCGCCAATTCTTTCGCGAAAAATATTGTTGGGAAGTCATATCACGGAGAACTAAAGAAACGTGTACTAAATCGATAGAAAATCATAGGGCCAACTCCCGTAAAAACAGATTAATTTTGCTGTTGTCCGCTGGAAAAAATTTGGTGGTAGAAAAGCTTAGTAAATAG
- a CDS encoding glycosyl transferase, group 1 family protein has product MRIITVSSSDINGGAARAAYRLHRSLVTSGIESRMLVQNKSSDDYTVTGPQTVLKKCVAYARSAIGNLPVKLYRNKTSTPYSSSLLGFSNIVEKINRLSPDIVHLHWICGEMLPVQDVARINAPVIWSLHDMWAFTGGCHYDVGCGLFVKGCGNCKVLGSNKENDLSRSSYKRKRKAYSKINNLTIIGLSRWLTECAIKSALLRNVKIINLPNPIDCSVFKKADKRFSRSLWNLPSDKKLVLFGAMGATSDNRKGYKELSEAIAKLEDKTAELVVFGSGKPRTQPNFGFKTHYLGCLNDEPSLVTLYSAVDVMVVPSLQENLSNAIMESLSCGTPVVAFNIGGNGDMIVHKQNGYLAKPFNTTDLKDGIQWVLNAPNYDELCKNAREKVLREFDSNVVAQKYIALYKEILNKEDGKV; this is encoded by the coding sequence ATGAGAATTATCACAGTAAGTTCCTCAGACATTAATGGCGGAGCAGCTCGGGCTGCTTATCGGCTTCACAGATCACTTGTGACATCTGGTATCGAGAGTCGAATGCTTGTACAAAATAAAAGTAGCGATGACTATACTGTAACAGGTCCGCAAACAGTACTGAAGAAATGTGTAGCATATGCGCGCTCTGCAATAGGCAATCTACCTGTAAAGTTATATAGAAATAAAACCTCAACACCATATAGCTCTTCTTTGCTTGGTTTCAGTAATATTGTAGAGAAAATAAACAGGCTAAGTCCAGATATTGTTCATCTTCATTGGATTTGTGGTGAAATGTTACCTGTACAGGATGTTGCTCGCATTAATGCGCCAGTGATTTGGAGTTTACATGACATGTGGGCTTTTACTGGTGGGTGCCATTACGATGTCGGATGTGGTTTGTTTGTAAAAGGGTGTGGTAATTGCAAAGTTCTTGGAAGCAACAAAGAGAACGATTTAAGTAGAAGTTCTTATAAACGAAAAAGAAAAGCATATTCTAAAATAAATAATCTTACTATTATTGGTTTGAGTAGATGGCTTACAGAGTGTGCAATTAAAAGTGCCCTGTTGAGAAATGTAAAAATTATAAATCTACCAAACCCAATTGACTGCAGTGTTTTTAAAAAAGCCGATAAAAGGTTTTCAAGGAGCCTTTGGAATCTACCTTCAGATAAAAAACTTGTTCTTTTTGGAGCAATGGGAGCTACGAGTGATAATCGCAAAGGCTACAAGGAGTTAAGCGAAGCGATAGCTAAGCTGGAAGATAAAACTGCTGAACTCGTTGTTTTTGGTAGCGGTAAGCCAAGAACTCAACCCAATTTCGGTTTTAAGACACATTATTTGGGTTGTTTGAATGATGAACCCAGCTTGGTGACTCTTTATAGCGCTGTTGATGTAATGGTTGTACCAAGTTTGCAGGAAAATCTCTCAAATGCAATTATGGAAAGCCTTTCGTGTGGTACCCCTGTTGTTGCTTTTAATATAGGTGGTAATGGCGATATGATAGTTCACAAGCAAAATGGCTATCTTGCAAAACCTTTTAATACAACAGACCTTAAAGATGGCATCCAATGGGTTTTAAATGCACCAAACTATGATGAACTTTGTAAGAATGCCCGGGAGAAGGTGCTGAGGGAATTTGACAGCAATGTAGTTGCACAAAAATATATAGCTCTTTATAAAGAAATATTAAATAAAGAAGATGGTAAGGTATAA
- a CDS encoding Glycosyl transferase, group 2 family protein, with amino-acid sequence MTEANQNVTGEHICLNSEFSTTRAVTRQRPIIFNKPEEQFESALFISNGDSPTQVGGLRTKGYFKSSLPGKPLITVVTVVFNGKKHFEEALLSVLGQTYDNVEYIIIDGGSTDGTLDIIHEHEHAIDYWVSQKDAGIYDAMNKGIGLATGEFIGLVNADDLIYPKTLKNLSGIIQKNSQIQYTYGKVNFANDEGVVYGSSSPLSKELAVARRFKEMPYPHLSVFVAKDAYKKIGRFNTLFKLGADYDFILRMIHNNLVGERLPGTVGVFRAGGQSGGLKTYIESRRIHCNHGISPLKREMNFIGSILKMSMFRVLPISVVRILKRIPRTSKNSYS; translated from the coding sequence ATGACAGAAGCAAACCAAAATGTGACTGGTGAACACATATGTCTTAATAGTGAGTTCAGTACAACAAGAGCTGTTACCAGACAAAGACCAATAATCTTTAATAAACCTGAAGAACAGTTTGAATCTGCACTGTTCATTTCAAATGGTGATAGTCCAACTCAAGTAGGTGGATTACGTACTAAAGGGTATTTTAAGAGCAGTCTGCCAGGTAAGCCTCTCATTACAGTTGTTACAGTTGTTTTTAATGGAAAAAAACATTTTGAAGAGGCTCTTTTAAGTGTATTGGGACAAACGTATGATAATGTTGAGTATATAATTATTGATGGTGGCAGCACAGATGGAACTCTTGATATCATTCATGAACATGAACATGCTATCGATTACTGGGTGAGTCAAAAAGATGCCGGTATTTATGACGCTATGAACAAGGGTATCGGATTGGCGACCGGTGAGTTTATCGGCCTTGTTAATGCAGATGATCTGATCTATCCCAAGACATTGAAAAATTTGTCTGGTATCATTCAAAAGAATTCACAGATCCAATATACCTATGGTAAAGTGAATTTTGCCAATGATGAGGGGGTTGTTTATGGAAGCAGTTCCCCACTCTCAAAAGAACTTGCAGTTGCCAGGCGTTTCAAAGAGATGCCCTATCCACATCTTTCTGTATTTGTTGCAAAAGATGCATATAAAAAAATTGGTAGGTTTAATACTCTGTTTAAGCTTGGTGCTGATTACGATTTTATTCTCCGTATGATACATAATAACTTGGTTGGTGAGAGACTTCCCGGGACTGTCGGGGTATTTAGGGCTGGGGGCCAGAGTGGAGGATTAAAAACATACATTGAATCCAGACGTATCCATTGTAATCATGGAATTTCTCCATTAAAGCGAGAAATGAACTTCATTGGTTCGATTCTAAAGATGAGCATGTTTAGGGTATTACCAATATCGGTAGTTCGTATTCTTAAAAGAATTCCAAGAACATCAAAAAACTCATATAGTTGA
- a CDS encoding radical SAM domain protein, translated as MKNKVLTVLYFWKGCLRLLKSSTVFTIKGTRKRYPKVIQLPITYRCNAKCVMCNIWKMDHSNETTLDEFGGFMKDPIFKKVEAVGINGGEPTLLPNLVEYAEEIIKLPSLKSLNIISNGYSSKLLFKNAEKIYKVCKGKGIKFHISISLDGVGAVHNVVRGVPIAFEKVIVTLDELIKNKQKYCDSYDIGATIVNQNINHLIELDQYARWKGYNIKYRLGIENKRIESNKLNHSYSVIHGPNRQGAKEFFHYQMTQATDLASRFKYYSIFCWLNDDTPKRKLGCAWKEEGVTLDAKGNIYYCAVESDCIGTLRNGKGEEIFFDKKNIEYRKHIIKNRCNNCIHDYTGKPQFINVLLFLADVIKNRFAMNIYFVKARFLK; from the coding sequence ATGAAAAATAAGGTACTCACTGTTTTATACTTCTGGAAGGGGTGTCTTAGACTTCTAAAAAGTTCTACTGTGTTCACAATTAAAGGAACCCGGAAAAGATATCCTAAAGTTATCCAGTTACCAATTACCTACCGCTGTAATGCCAAATGTGTTATGTGTAACATTTGGAAAATGGATCACTCAAATGAAACTACTCTGGATGAATTCGGAGGGTTTATGAAAGATCCAATATTTAAAAAAGTTGAAGCTGTGGGAATTAATGGCGGAGAACCAACACTTTTACCAAACCTGGTGGAATATGCAGAAGAGATCATAAAGCTTCCATCACTAAAATCTCTAAATATCATTTCTAATGGGTATAGCTCAAAGTTGTTATTTAAAAATGCTGAGAAGATCTATAAAGTATGTAAAGGAAAGGGTATAAAATTTCATATTTCCATATCATTGGATGGTGTCGGGGCTGTTCACAATGTTGTTAGAGGTGTACCTATTGCCTTTGAAAAAGTGATTGTGACTTTAGATGAACTTATTAAAAACAAACAAAAATATTGCGATAGTTATGATATCGGGGCTACGATTGTTAATCAAAACATAAACCATCTTATAGAGCTGGATCAATATGCTAGGTGGAAAGGTTACAATATCAAATACCGGTTGGGTATTGAAAATAAAAGAATAGAGAGTAATAAACTTAATCACTCATACTCTGTCATACATGGACCCAATCGTCAAGGCGCTAAAGAGTTTTTTCATTATCAAATGACTCAGGCAACTGATCTTGCTAGTCGCTTCAAATACTATTCTATTTTCTGCTGGCTGAATGACGATACACCTAAACGAAAACTTGGATGTGCATGGAAAGAAGAGGGCGTTACGCTTGATGCAAAAGGTAACATTTACTACTGTGCTGTTGAGAGTGACTGTATAGGAACACTTCGGAATGGTAAAGGTGAAGAGATATTCTTCGATAAGAAAAATATTGAGTATAGAAAACACATCATAAAAAATCGTTGTAATAATTGTATTCACGACTATACTGGCAAACCTCAGTTTATAAATGTGCTGTTATTTTTAGCTGATGTTATTAAGAATAGATTTGCTATGAACATTTATTTTGTAAAAGCAAGGTTTTTAAAATGA